One part of the Vibrio hyugaensis genome encodes these proteins:
- a CDS encoding DMT family transporter produces MSTFLLTAIAMLAFAANSLLCRLALAEGLIDAGSFTLIRLLSGAVTLVFILLLRGNWRSQLPTTTFSVLAGLALFGYAALFSFAYINLTAGTGALLLFGAVQLTLLALYWWQGQSFKPLELAGITVSLIGFAWLMLPSATRPDAWSAVLMVVSGSCWAGFTALGKQAPSPSSGITWGFVVASIMGLLLSPFLLDFTGFTIKGILLAISSGAVASGLGYVFWYQVMQKLSLLQAAVSQLSVPVIALALGSLLLDEMLTLHSLMTSAIILSGITLVFLSRSQNASKNSPSQ; encoded by the coding sequence ATGTCGACGTTTCTACTGACTGCGATTGCTATGCTGGCCTTTGCTGCCAATTCACTGTTGTGCCGATTGGCATTGGCAGAGGGATTGATTGATGCTGGCAGTTTTACCCTTATCCGCTTACTCTCAGGTGCGGTCACACTTGTGTTCATTCTTCTACTTCGCGGAAACTGGCGTAGCCAATTACCAACAACTACGTTCAGTGTACTAGCCGGATTGGCACTATTTGGTTACGCAGCACTGTTCTCTTTCGCTTATATAAACCTAACAGCAGGAACGGGGGCCTTGTTACTTTTCGGGGCGGTTCAACTCACTCTGCTCGCACTCTATTGGTGGCAGGGACAGAGCTTTAAACCATTGGAGTTGGCTGGCATCACCGTATCTTTGATTGGGTTTGCTTGGCTAATGTTACCATCTGCAACGCGTCCAGATGCTTGGTCAGCGGTATTGATGGTTGTCTCTGGTTCTTGTTGGGCAGGGTTTACTGCGCTTGGCAAGCAAGCTCCTAGCCCAAGCAGCGGCATTACTTGGGGTTTTGTTGTCGCGTCTATTATGGGTCTGCTGCTTTCCCCTTTTCTTCTTGATTTCACAGGCTTCACCATCAAAGGCATACTGCTGGCAATAAGTTCTGGTGCGGTTGCCTCTGGCCTTGGTTACGTCTTCTGGTATCAAGTCATGCAAAAACTGTCTTTGCTACAGGCAGCAGTGAGCCAACTATCGGTACCAGTGATTGCACTAGCTCTAGGATCTTTGTTGTTGGATGAAATGCTGACGCTTCATTCATTGATGACCAGTGCGATTATTCTTAGTGGTATCACGCTAGTATTTTTATCTCGCTCCCAAAACGCGTCAAAGAACTCGCCAAGCCAATAA
- a CDS encoding 6-carboxytetrahydropterin synthase: MNLFVKDLTVIDASYLCETRGMVGESWILDVVMHGDLNEMNMVLDFSKVKKQIKQLVDEHVDHRLLVPSKNSAVHSARAKVGYSMVDLTRGEKGIHLNCPDEAFCFIDAEEISIESVTEHIHKVLKGNLPSNVASIDITLRHEKIDGAYYHYTHGLKKHDGNCQRIAHGHRSPLKILIDGQRDTTRELAFAQRWQDIYLAAIEDLVEIANLELSEHASLINCDTHFGFRYTTSQGEFQLAIAHSETEVLNTDTTVELLAVFIVKEIATSLGEGQSLQVIAYEGVGKGAMAFR, from the coding sequence TTGAATCTATTTGTTAAGGATCTCACCGTTATTGATGCTTCTTACTTGTGTGAAACACGAGGAATGGTCGGAGAGAGTTGGATTCTAGATGTCGTAATGCATGGTGATCTCAATGAGATGAACATGGTGCTGGATTTCTCCAAAGTCAAAAAGCAAATCAAACAGTTGGTTGATGAACATGTCGATCACCGGTTACTTGTGCCGTCCAAGAATTCAGCTGTGCATTCTGCGCGTGCCAAAGTGGGCTACTCGATGGTCGACCTCACTCGTGGCGAAAAGGGCATTCATTTGAACTGTCCTGATGAAGCATTCTGCTTTATTGATGCTGAAGAAATCTCTATTGAGAGCGTGACCGAGCACATTCATAAAGTACTCAAAGGCAATCTACCAAGTAACGTGGCTTCTATAGACATCACTTTGCGTCACGAGAAGATTGATGGCGCATATTATCACTATACGCACGGCTTGAAGAAGCACGATGGTAACTGCCAACGTATTGCACATGGGCATCGCTCTCCTCTCAAAATCTTGATTGATGGCCAACGCGATACAACTCGCGAGTTGGCTTTTGCCCAGCGCTGGCAAGACATCTACCTTGCAGCGATTGAAGATCTTGTTGAAATCGCAAATCTCGAACTGAGCGAGCATGCAAGCCTTATCAATTGCGACACTCATTTTGGTTTTCGCTACACCACATCACAAGGTGAGTTCCAGCTTGCTATCGCACACAGTGAGACTGAAGTGTTGAACACTGATACGACGGTTGAGCTCCTTGCGGTATTTATTGTCAAAGAAATAGCCACCTCTTTGGGTGAGGGGCAGTCGCTACAAGTTATCGCCTACGAAGGCGTGGGGAAAGGGGCGATGGCTTTTCGCTAA
- a CDS encoding LysR family transcriptional regulator: MNNLSWRGIRAFIYVAECGSFTSAAETMGASKANVSQLVSELESSLGVQLLYRTTRQLRLTEIGDGYFRKCKEAMLQLDTAAEWAQQATSEIKGRIHMNSVGGPIGEELIAPLVMSFQAAYPNVEVELDFSKHRVDLIEDNYDLVLRVGEMPDSTLIARRLTTLRTHYVASPDFLERHPNILVPEDLKALPLIHGSVEHWIMKNHKEQRVINVGQGIKSATGRTMRHAAISGLGVTRLTDVYCHADLTSGRLIEVLPEWSEKTLLSLVCPPVKYQLPRVKMLMDWISNRFEEHYKQFKLEY; encoded by the coding sequence ATGAACAATCTATCTTGGCGCGGTATTCGAGCGTTTATTTATGTAGCGGAATGTGGAAGCTTCACCTCCGCAGCCGAAACGATGGGCGCATCAAAGGCAAACGTAAGTCAGCTCGTGAGTGAATTAGAGTCCTCGCTAGGTGTTCAGTTACTCTATAGAACCACACGTCAGCTCCGCCTTACTGAGATTGGCGATGGTTACTTTCGTAAATGCAAAGAAGCGATGCTACAACTGGATACCGCCGCAGAATGGGCACAGCAAGCCACCAGCGAAATTAAAGGTCGGATTCACATGAATTCTGTCGGAGGTCCGATTGGCGAAGAGTTAATTGCACCATTGGTAATGAGTTTTCAAGCCGCCTACCCGAACGTAGAAGTAGAACTCGATTTCTCAAAACATCGTGTCGATCTGATAGAAGATAACTACGACCTAGTTCTACGAGTTGGCGAGATGCCAGACTCCACTCTCATCGCGCGCCGACTCACCACACTTCGCACACACTATGTCGCAAGCCCGGATTTTCTCGAACGACACCCAAATATCCTCGTCCCAGAAGATCTTAAAGCCTTACCTTTGATTCATGGCAGTGTGGAGCATTGGATCATGAAGAATCACAAAGAGCAGCGCGTCATCAATGTAGGGCAAGGTATTAAATCGGCAACGGGTAGAACAATGCGCCACGCCGCGATTTCTGGGCTAGGGGTAACGAGGCTAACCGATGTGTACTGCCATGCTGATTTAACATCAGGGAGACTTATCGAAGTACTCCCTGAGTGGTCAGAAAAAACCTTACTTTCGCTCGTCTGCCCGCCAGTCAAATATCAACTGCCAAGAGTCAAAATGCTTATGGATTGGATAAGCAACCGATTCGAAGAGCACTATAAGCAGTTCAAACTTGAATACTAA
- a CDS encoding alpha/beta hydrolase encodes MTVTRYEASFFSNGNRLAAEIHRPSVVENPLPAVLIAAPQAGVKEQTVRIYAEKIAAKGFVVLTFDHASFGASEGAPRFHENPYNKAEDCRNGVTYLRSLAYVNSEQIHGLGVCSGGGYLAHAVATDRRVKSLATVSAYFDHRGFYHNVIGRESLLDLLLKGNEARERYLATGQIDFLPHAPAEDSEEMPRLFREFYQYYMTERGAKGLYESKFLPWSYESLANFSALDIAANLTPTPLLMIVGTEADSAYESEQMFDAALQPKQLIRIEGANHIGLYDEDEYVDQAVDKIIHFFEQH; translated from the coding sequence GTGACAGTAACAAGATATGAAGCTTCATTTTTCAGCAATGGCAACCGACTTGCAGCGGAAATTCATCGTCCATCCGTAGTGGAAAACCCTTTACCAGCGGTTTTGATTGCTGCGCCACAGGCGGGTGTGAAAGAGCAGACGGTAAGAATCTACGCCGAGAAAATTGCTGCCAAGGGATTTGTGGTATTAACGTTTGACCATGCCAGTTTTGGCGCGAGTGAAGGCGCGCCAAGATTTCATGAAAACCCATATAATAAAGCGGAAGATTGCCGCAACGGGGTGACATATTTACGTTCTTTAGCGTATGTGAACAGTGAGCAAATCCATGGGTTAGGTGTTTGTTCTGGTGGTGGGTATTTAGCTCACGCCGTTGCGACAGATCGACGCGTAAAATCACTTGCGACCGTGAGTGCTTACTTTGACCACCGAGGTTTTTATCACAACGTCATTGGTCGAGAGAGTTTGTTAGATTTACTGCTTAAAGGTAATGAAGCGAGAGAACGTTATCTTGCTACTGGGCAGATTGATTTTCTGCCTCATGCACCAGCTGAAGACAGTGAGGAAATGCCACGTCTGTTTCGAGAGTTCTACCAGTACTACATGACAGAGCGCGGAGCAAAAGGCTTATACGAAAGCAAGTTTTTGCCTTGGTCTTATGAGTCTTTGGCTAACTTTTCAGCTTTGGATATTGCTGCAAACCTGACACCGACACCACTGTTGATGATTGTCGGTACAGAAGCGGATTCCGCATACGAAAGTGAGCAAATGTTTGATGCGGCTTTGCAGCCTAAACAACTGATTAGAATTGAAGGTGCGAATCACATTGGGCTCTATGATGAAGACGAATACGTCGATCAAGCCGTAGATAAGATCATTCATTTTTTCGAACAGCATTAA
- a CDS encoding permease — translation MDAKLVIALNEFFYVAKGLVVIIAIVSVLTGIMREYIPQDKLQATLTKHDKWGTLLGALFGMLTPFCSAAVVPVTMAMASMGASLGTVMSFIISAPLCNFIVLAMVYAAFGLKITLVYFLVTFTAAVLGGYLISKSPWRNEIKRGAELEDTKNKGCSGSNKNTGNTCGVAPSSASRMRNAMGGAWALFKRIIPYVLLGAAISGFSAAYLPADLVEKYVGGDSFQSIVVASLIGIPLYLRIEMAIPLLNVLIAKGMGLGAALALIIGGTGASLPEIALVSAVLKRKAVIAFVGIVLTTAIIGGAIFQYVV, via the coding sequence GTGGATGCTAAATTAGTTATTGCGTTAAATGAGTTCTTTTATGTGGCCAAAGGTCTGGTCGTTATCATCGCTATTGTGTCGGTACTGACTGGCATCATGCGAGAGTATATCCCTCAAGATAAACTCCAAGCGACGCTGACCAAACACGATAAATGGGGAACCTTGTTAGGCGCATTGTTCGGGATGCTGACCCCATTTTGTAGCGCAGCCGTGGTTCCGGTGACCATGGCAATGGCGTCAATGGGCGCATCATTAGGTACTGTGATGAGCTTCATCATCTCGGCGCCACTGTGTAACTTCATCGTATTGGCGATGGTGTATGCGGCGTTTGGATTGAAGATCACTCTGGTGTACTTCTTGGTGACCTTCACCGCTGCGGTTCTAGGTGGCTACTTGATTTCTAAATCACCTTGGAGAAACGAGATCAAACGCGGAGCTGAGCTTGAAGACACCAAAAACAAAGGCTGTTCAGGTTCAAACAAAAACACAGGCAACACTTGTGGCGTAGCCCCTTCTTCTGCATCAAGAATGCGTAATGCAATGGGTGGTGCTTGGGCTTTATTTAAGCGAATCATCCCGTATGTACTATTGGGTGCGGCGATCAGTGGATTCTCGGCAGCTTACTTACCAGCAGACTTGGTAGAGAAATACGTGGGCGGAGATAGCTTCCAATCTATCGTGGTCGCTTCCTTGATTGGTATCCCGCTTTACCTACGTATCGAGATGGCGATACCGCTACTTAACGTGTTAATTGCTAAAGGAATGGGCTTAGGCGCAGCATTAGCACTAATTATTGGTGGTACAGGTGCCAGTTTGCCTGAAATCGCGCTAGTATCTGCAGTTCTAAAAAGAAAAGCCGTAATCGCGTTTGTAGGAATCGTCTTAACGACAGCCATCATTGGTGGCGCTATCTTCCAATACGTTGTGTAA
- a CDS encoding ArsR/SmtB family transcription factor produces MMDEKYIDSLKALSEPNRLRLFWLFLHVDECMAVAEAIDIIGETQYNVSRNLKMLYKAGLLNHEKKGKWVFYTLKEQTAPHCKALVDSVRHLPEDDFKEVAKRCLIRLSMRVDGECVIGPDSEIWHSKIS; encoded by the coding sequence ATGATGGATGAAAAATACATTGATTCGCTAAAAGCCTTATCAGAACCGAATCGACTGCGATTGTTCTGGTTGTTCCTGCATGTAGATGAATGCATGGCAGTGGCTGAGGCAATCGACATCATTGGTGAAACTCAATACAACGTGTCTCGTAATCTTAAAATGCTCTACAAAGCTGGCCTGCTCAACCATGAGAAGAAAGGCAAGTGGGTGTTCTACACCTTAAAAGAGCAAACCGCTCCGCACTGTAAAGCCTTGGTCGACTCAGTAAGACACTTGCCTGAAGACGATTTCAAAGAAGTGGCCAAACGTTGCCTGATTCGTTTATCAATGCGAGTTGATGGCGAATGTGTTATCGGTCCAGACAGCGAGATATGGCACAGCAAGATTAGCTAG
- a CDS encoding pentapeptide repeat-containing protein — translation MNTYTQKELDSILEQHKLWLENQGGQRAQLRNADLSHLELQNLDLRCANLIRTNFSGADLSGTNMNEADITYANFSHAKLNNTTFRDADLRNADMSYAQMLDVDLYRADLFRTNFANTNVSDDAFHQAASKGTLITLTKPNGALCV, via the coding sequence ATGAATACCTACACTCAGAAAGAGCTCGATTCTATTCTTGAACAGCACAAACTCTGGCTAGAAAACCAAGGCGGTCAGCGTGCACAATTACGTAATGCCGACTTAAGTCACTTAGAACTTCAAAACCTTGACCTGCGTTGTGCTAACCTAATCCGCACTAACTTCAGTGGCGCAGATTTATCGGGCACGAACATGAATGAGGCTGACATCACTTACGCCAATTTCAGCCATGCAAAGCTGAACAACACCACGTTCCGCGATGCAGATTTACGAAATGCAGACATGAGTTACGCGCAAATGCTAGACGTTGATTTGTATCGTGCCGATCTATTTCGCACAAACTTTGCGAACACAAACGTAAGTGATGATGCCTTTCATCAAGCCGCTTCAAAAGGCACGCTTATCACGTTAACTAAGCCGAATGGTGCTCTCTGTGTTTAA
- the yidZ gene encoding HTH-type transcriptional regulator YidZ, translated as MKKSLARLDLNLLFTLQLLLQEQSVSKASKKLNVTPSTVSKSLNKLRDWFDDPLFVKTPKGLAPTPLAQSMEQDLAEWLQIGSQIAEKRSDIAPKGVRFDLTIESPLVLTILDDLLVAIHQRYPDAKVKTSNWDYDSLDAIVRGEADIGFTGRESHPRSKESLDLLPYFLDFEVLFSDLPMVYLHKDHPALEQEWNLETFLSYQHINIVWEKSETWALDEVLSELGLQRSIGLTMSSFEQSLFMAAQPHHNMLTTAPQYCGSYTKKLHPDLVCLPIPLEQTQQDKLLIPFTMIWHKRNAYNPKLLWLRNTIKVLYRSENK; from the coding sequence ATGAAGAAATCACTAGCCCGTCTTGATCTCAACCTGCTGTTCACTCTGCAATTGCTACTGCAAGAGCAGAGTGTTTCCAAAGCATCGAAGAAATTGAACGTCACGCCGTCAACAGTGAGTAAATCGCTCAATAAGCTTCGTGACTGGTTTGATGATCCTCTGTTTGTGAAAACACCGAAAGGATTAGCACCGACTCCATTAGCGCAAAGCATGGAGCAGGATCTTGCGGAATGGCTACAAATTGGCAGTCAAATTGCGGAGAAGCGCAGCGATATAGCACCCAAAGGCGTGCGCTTTGACCTGACCATTGAGTCACCTTTAGTGCTGACGATTCTTGATGATCTTCTTGTTGCAATCCACCAGCGGTACCCAGATGCGAAAGTCAAAACCAGTAACTGGGATTACGATTCACTCGACGCGATTGTGCGTGGAGAAGCAGACATCGGCTTTACCGGCAGAGAGAGTCATCCCCGCTCAAAAGAGTCACTCGACCTACTTCCTTACTTTCTTGATTTCGAAGTGCTGTTCTCAGATTTACCTATGGTGTACCTACACAAAGATCACCCCGCATTAGAGCAGGAATGGAACCTTGAGACCTTTTTGAGTTACCAACACATCAACATTGTTTGGGAAAAGAGTGAGACGTGGGCACTGGACGAAGTGTTGAGTGAACTTGGCTTACAACGCTCTATTGGCTTAACCATGTCGAGCTTTGAACAGTCTCTGTTTATGGCCGCGCAACCACACCACAATATGCTGACCACAGCACCGCAGTACTGCGGCAGTTACACCAAAAAGCTGCATCCAGATTTGGTGTGCTTACCCATTCCATTAGAACAAACTCAACAAGATAAACTGCTGATCCCGTTCACCATGATTTGGCACAAACGTAATGCTTACAACCCAAAACTGTTGTGGTTACGGAATACCATTAAGGTGCTATATCGTTCAGAAAATAAGTAG
- a CDS encoding MFS transporter, with the protein MFRFLLCSFSLVLLYPTAIDLYLVGLPQIAEDLNASESQLHIAFSIYLAGMATTMLFAGKIADSIGRKPVAMAGAAIFIAASLLGSMAEQSTTFLIARFAQGIGAGSCYVVAFAILRDTLDDKRRAKVLSMLNGITCIIPVIAPVVGHLIMLKFPWPSLFTTMAGMGVVVCLLSILVLKESKPSIIPQQNTASASTQEMFAERFFISRLIITAIGVTTILTYVNISPMLVMGELGFDRGGYSSVMAGTALVSMITSFSAPLALSYFKQRTLMLTSQTFLVSAAMVIGFAHLNQWGIPFYLFGFGLICAGFSIGFGVAMSQALSPFSLRAGVASSLLGIAQVCCSALYIWFMGLIGVNALNMLVFVLAIGGAISLALILFIPKPAHESHYEEITSPS; encoded by the coding sequence ATGTTTCGTTTTCTGCTTTGTAGTTTTTCCCTTGTATTACTCTATCCTACCGCGATTGATCTTTACCTTGTAGGTTTGCCACAAATTGCCGAGGATTTAAACGCCAGTGAATCACAGTTACACATTGCGTTCTCTATCTACCTTGCTGGTATGGCAACGACTATGTTGTTTGCAGGGAAGATCGCCGACTCCATTGGTCGAAAACCGGTGGCTATGGCTGGCGCTGCGATCTTCATTGCGGCATCACTACTTGGTAGCATGGCTGAGCAATCCACGACGTTTTTAATTGCTCGATTTGCCCAAGGTATTGGGGCTGGCTCTTGCTATGTGGTTGCTTTTGCTATTCTGCGCGACACATTGGATGACAAACGCCGCGCTAAGGTGCTGTCGATGCTTAACGGCATTACCTGCATCATTCCTGTCATCGCCCCCGTTGTTGGCCATCTCATTATGCTCAAATTCCCTTGGCCAAGCCTGTTCACCACAATGGCAGGCATGGGTGTGGTAGTTTGTTTGCTTTCGATCTTGGTGCTGAAAGAATCAAAGCCTAGCATAATACCACAGCAAAACACCGCTTCAGCTTCTACCCAAGAAATGTTCGCGGAGCGCTTTTTTATCAGCCGACTCATCATTACGGCCATCGGCGTGACCACCATTCTTACCTACGTGAATATCTCTCCAATGCTGGTGATGGGCGAACTTGGTTTTGATCGTGGTGGCTATTCTTCTGTCATGGCAGGCACAGCATTAGTCAGTATGATCACTTCTTTCTCTGCGCCATTGGCATTGTCTTACTTTAAGCAACGTACTCTGATGCTGACTTCGCAAACCTTTCTTGTCAGTGCTGCGATGGTGATTGGTTTTGCGCATCTAAACCAATGGGGAATCCCATTTTACTTATTCGGATTTGGGCTGATTTGCGCAGGCTTCTCGATTGGCTTTGGCGTGGCCATGAGTCAAGCGCTCAGCCCTTTCTCTCTGCGTGCTGGTGTAGCAAGCTCCCTACTAGGCATTGCTCAAGTGTGTTGCTCTGCCCTCTACATCTGGTTTATGGGTTTAATCGGCGTTAATGCGCTGAATATGTTGGTGTTTGTGTTAGCTATAGGTGGCGCAATCAGCTTGGCTCTAATACTATTTATTCCTAAGCCTGCTCATGAAAGTCACTATGAAGAAATCACTAGCCCGTCTTGA
- a CDS encoding GNAT family N-acetyltransferase codes for MITIEKYTPCRHEQTLELQVLEDQAQFTVENIGKRLESLKPTELPHLILEDDRVVGFFLFDAAYSADYDFCPQRSLGVRSLLVDHRHQGKGIAKRAISQFADFAKLHYPAFDFLCLTVNCRNIPAYQCYLKAGFEDMNKLYHGGPVGPQYIMRQAL; via the coding sequence ATGATTACCATTGAAAAGTACACGCCATGCCGTCATGAGCAAACCCTTGAGCTGCAAGTCTTAGAAGATCAAGCTCAGTTTACGGTTGAGAATATTGGTAAGCGATTGGAAAGTCTTAAACCGACAGAGCTGCCTCATTTGATCCTTGAAGATGATCGTGTGGTCGGGTTCTTTTTATTTGATGCTGCGTACAGTGCAGATTATGACTTCTGCCCTCAAAGAAGTTTAGGTGTTCGCTCATTACTGGTGGATCATCGTCATCAAGGCAAAGGCATTGCCAAGCGAGCCATCAGCCAGTTTGCTGATTTTGCCAAACTACATTACCCAGCGTTTGATTTTCTCTGTTTGACCGTTAATTGCCGAAATATACCAGCGTATCAGTGTTATCTAAAAGCGGGGTTTGAAGACATGAATAAATTGTATCACGGTGGCCCAGTTGGACCTCAGTACATCATGCGACAAGCGCTCTAG
- a CDS encoding GNAT family N-acetyltransferase: MKIEIDNLERTAVIALLEEHLQDMYATSPPESVHTLDLDKLKAPEVTFWTGWKGEQLLGCAAIKELDDQHAELKSMRTTPAARNQGVASQLLIHVIEQAKQKGLQRLSLETGSMEFFKPARLLYEKHGFAYCEPFGDYELDPNSQFMTLELS, translated from the coding sequence GTGAAGATTGAAATCGACAATTTAGAAAGAACAGCAGTCATCGCATTGTTAGAAGAACATCTGCAAGACATGTACGCCACGTCGCCACCAGAGAGCGTGCACACGTTAGATTTGGATAAGCTCAAAGCGCCAGAAGTGACATTTTGGACCGGATGGAAGGGTGAACAACTGCTTGGGTGTGCTGCGATTAAAGAGTTGGATGACCAACACGCGGAGCTGAAATCCATGCGCACCACGCCAGCGGCAAGAAACCAAGGAGTGGCATCTCAATTATTGATTCATGTGATTGAGCAAGCGAAGCAAAAAGGCTTGCAGCGCTTGAGTTTAGAAACGGGCTCGATGGAGTTTTTTAAACCTGCGCGCCTGTTGTATGAAAAGCATGGCTTTGCGTACTGCGAGCCGTTCGGTGATTACGAACTCGATCCGAACAGCCAATTCATGACCCTAGAACTGAGCTAG
- a CDS encoding DUF2799 domain-containing protein: MKRALIPLALLTLLSGCASMSPDECKTANWYKVGYQDGRDGNDPNVINSYTEDCGEAGVTPDRAKWKEGFDKGTIQYCSPDNGYTVGIEGKEYYGVCSSKEFIENYQLGHQEYQRQQRIQEIDTEISVIDNQLDGNPDKDNAKRLKEKRKRLADERSDLLSPTINLNLNF, translated from the coding sequence ATGAAAAGAGCGCTAATCCCCCTAGCTTTACTCACTTTGCTCTCTGGTTGCGCCAGCATGTCTCCGGATGAGTGCAAGACGGCGAACTGGTACAAGGTAGGTTATCAAGATGGCCGAGACGGCAACGATCCAAACGTTATTAATAGCTATACCGAAGACTGTGGTGAAGCGGGGGTGACACCAGACCGAGCGAAATGGAAAGAAGGTTTTGATAAAGGTACGATCCAATATTGCTCACCAGACAATGGTTACACTGTCGGTATCGAAGGCAAAGAATATTACGGTGTGTGCAGCAGCAAAGAGTTCATCGAGAACTACCAGTTAGGTCATCAAGAATATCAACGCCAACAACGCATCCAAGAGATCGATACTGAAATCTCGGTCATCGATAATCAACTTGATGGCAATCCAGACAAAGACAATGCCAAGCGTCTGAAAGAGAAGAGAAAGCGATTGGCTGACGAGCGTTCAGACCTCTTGTCGCCAACCATCAACTTGAATCTAAATTTCTAA